The following DNA comes from Castanea sativa cultivar Marrone di Chiusa Pesio chromosome 10, ASM4071231v1.
atttactaagAGTATGCATGTGTTAGATTGAGTGAGAATTTTTCGATCTAATTTATTatggtgaataaaaaaaaaattcaatctaacCCAACTCAACCTATTACATAAGTTCAACCCACCCTACATGGGTCGAGTTGGATAAGGTTAAACCCATGAGttggaaaaattattattattaaattgagtagaaaaaaatataattataaatatagatatatttaaaaaactcaaaaattagtATCAATATAACTCCTTAAAGACAAACAACACTAATGattaaacaacaatagtaatttactagggtttgtgtgaattaattggtttttatataagataggaagagttagttattttaaaatttttgttaattatataatatatatatatatatatatatatatatatatatatatatttaaatatatgggtgggtcgggtAAAATTTgatgggtttgaaattttataacccaaacccaaccaacttgctatcaaataaaattttgtaacccaacccaccaagccctaaaaTCCGACCCAACCTGACGAGTTAGGTTGGGTCGGGTCGGTTTGGCAGGTTGATTGCACACCCTTTTATTTACCATGAGTTACTCTGAACATTCCttgcatataatttttataatgcaattattATGAGATTTGTGCAGTTAAGACAAGTTGAAAAGAAGCAAAGGACTTAGAGAGAGTAACAAACTTTGAAATAATGTTTGTGCCTAGAGAGAGTAAATTGGATATTTTTGAGAAGTTTTGTCTGTATCTAGATCTAGAATAAGCCCAAACCTCATAgatgatttttgtattttaatttaaaaaaaaaaaactaatctaaagttcccaatttttttagaaataaaatatgCATACCTATATTGTTATGTATATCTATTATTCATTTAGCCAAATATAAAAGTATATGTGTTACTCTTACACCTTTCTCAGCTTTTTGACTAGCTAAGATCAAGTATATATATTGAGATGAATTCAAGAGGTAATTCAATGATAATAACATCTTTTATGGTGCTCCTTATTTGTGGTTTAAACTCGACTTTCCCTTCTCTTGTCATCTACTTATATAAAgtgaaaataaagataaaatatatgCATTATTCataaatttctttttggaaaaatacTATTCAGATATTTTGCTGGATGATATTCTGGTCACTTTCCTAGTTTTAATTGTGCACAACATTTTTATGCATATAAACACAAAATAGCACTACTTTGTCAAGAAAAGTAGAGATATTCGTACATGTCGCACCCTTTGGAACTGCAGTgaaaatgtttatttgtttgggaGCATTATATAAAACCTTATCTTACAGCTTGTTAACAAACCAGAAATTCATTCAAGGAAAGCAGCAATACAGAACAATAAAAACAGTACAGCCAATACAGAACAAAGCAGCAAGGCAGAAACACAAAGTAGGAAAAGGTAACAAGACAAACTACAAAGCAAAAAAAGACCTAAGTGTTGTTTAGGAttcgtttattttgttaaaatcaaaaactttttttgttggaaatattgtagataaaagtaaaaattagctgaaatagtacaataagacctataaataataccaaaaagtgcaatgagattcataaataatagtaaaaataaactaaattggAATCTCTCCCACCAAAATATAATCTCTTTCATCAATCCATACACACACTCAAACATATTATCTTAGCTGAAACTATCTATACAGAGAATATCAGCAATTATCTCTAGCGTTGTACCAGTCCAGCTCCTTATCCAAAGTTATTTTAAGGTTTATAAAATTTCCACtccatattaaaataatgtagcttctcagcaaaaaaaaggtgaaataaTGTAGCTACTATATTGTCCTTTATTACAACTCAAGAATCGAAATGATGCCATTTTCATAACtgctaataataaaaatattctgGTCAGCCGAAAAGCAATAATATTTTCCTTGGAATTAAAAAGAAGTAATGGTACGAATTGCTATTAGAGATTTGCATGGAATTCTGTAACATaataactacaaaaaaaaaaaaaaaaaaccattaagtttttcttttgataagatgaagttaatattattattaaaaaaaaaatgaagtgggTAACCTTATTCTTAAGTCTTTAGTCTTAAATCCTCAGCTAGAATATTAATGTCAATTTGTCTCATATTACCAGCCGCCTCACCTCATTGCAATCTAGTCACATGCGGGTTCAAGACTCTAGATacgttttaaaaaataaataataatcatcttcttctttttttactttttattgaaaattaaaaaaaactgaaaaaaaaaaaatgataacctTTTCATAGCCCTCTCCAACCATCTTTTATGATGTGATGTGATGCCCTCGTCATTCATGGCTCTCTCCAACCACCtttcaaaacaccaaaaagcttacttaaaaaaaaaaattaaaaaaacagaaCCTAACGGTCGCTTTAGAAAGATTTTGGCTGCATATTAAAAAGTTACGATTTATAAaaaggtcaaaaaaaaaaaaaaaaagttaatgaatacttttaaaatattagttaataatcaatttaaagaaaatttttataaaaaaattaattaatactttgataattttttttatttttcataaaagtgttgtcaattttttttaaaataaattattaatcaatgtCCTAAAAGCACTcgttaatataaattttaaaaaaaataaataaataaaaaagaaaaaaaaggaagaagaaaaagcaactcaccatttttatttttttttaatatgtcaTCTTCTCATATATACAATTTGAGTCACTTCCCGAAGAGACACGAGTTTAAGGATAAAACATATTGTTTTTTAACTTACTGTCTTTTGAGTAAAGTGCATGATTTGATTACTAGTCATATACTGAATGGATTATGTCTTCTAGACCTGATTTAGCACAAACAAGTGCTGTCTCAAAATTACATGTCTAAAGCAAATTGAAAAGGTATGCGAAAATGTAAGAAAACTAAACAAACATTGACGATATCATTAATTTAAAATCTTGTGAAATTTCGTCATAAGTAtatctcaaaatatttttcaaaaatatattggCCAAGACATTGGAAAATATGACAAAGATATtggaaatatttaaaatatctcaaaatatataaaaatgcgaaataaataaataattaaaactaaaattatattgGGTGATATGATGGATTTCATGATTGACATACATTTGATATCatgataaattaaaaagaaactcATAAACTTATGGCATTTAATAGATGAGGTAAAgtctctttttcttcaaattcaGGAAAATTCAGGtctaagaaaaaagagaaagacttagatgttgttccttaggttcccctctTAATATTCTgccaaatgaattttttcttatgagatgaaaatgtattttttaattaaacacATGATTGAATCTTAAGAAGGGAATTTAAGAAACAACACCTAAAAtattgtacttaagttttgtccaataaaaaatatatttaaatggaatTAATAACCTATAAACAATTCCAAAAGTTTAGTATATTAGGTGATCTAATtaaattgtttctaaaaaaaaaaggttatctaattaaattcaaagatATAGttacattgaatttaattattcttggaaaatataacactttttgtattttattgatcaatgcaaccatgtaattgaatttaataGGAGAATTAATGTATTGCACCTAAGGAAATGCAATTAAGTTTTACCGTTTTTGAAAAGtgaattagttaaaaaaaaaacttaaatacaatTTTCCAAGTGTTGTACATAAGAGAGTCAATaccatttcaaattttgtttttgtttgggtaGGGGAACTAAATATTTCCATACTagtatatctttttttattttataaaatttcaaccTACAACTTCCGCTTTTGATAattgcgttttttttttatcattagaccaagacatcaatcgaTTTTTTGTATATACGAGGATTGAATtacagatctcttattcaatcatcagagactttacaAATTAAGTTAATTGAAACCCACACCATACCAATATATCACTTCAAAGTTattactctctctctatatgtgtatatatatatatatacatgtgtgtgtgtgtgtgtgtgtgtgtgtgtgtgtgtatacacacacacatacatttaTTATACTGGTTGAAACATCAAGATCAATTGAAACACTTAAAAAATCTTTGGTACAAATTGTTACAATTTGGTATTTTATCTGATATATTTTGAAAGAATACATATACTGGTTTAATGGCTAGCAAATACATATTATATATCATGAGTACGACTAATACCAATATGATATTGACTATCTTAGTTGTACATTAATTTTcccaattaaattaaaacacatGATTACATTGACCAATAATGCACAAACAATGTTATCTTTTTAATCCtatcttaaataaaaatgttaactttttcaaaataatttagattTAATTGGAGAACTTAATGTATTACACTTAAAGAGCTATGTCTAACTTAATGTATTACGCTTAGATAAAGTTTGCCTTCAAAAATTAGGTAAGTTCGTCTCAGTTATGTTTTTGAAGCGGTGGAAGACAATTTCTCGTATTATGAATTTAAGAATATACGCGGTctatattatttaaaacaattattaattttatttaataaagtaattttttaattgatgtgaCATAGTAAATGTGTGCACCCTCATGTGGTTGTTGGACCTGAGGggtatttgggctcacaatctatttgtatggtgGGCTTTGGATTTCCTACAATGGGTGATGCTACACTTGGCAAACATGATACCTCAGTTCCCCTTGTTATCCTTGTCACTCTCCCTCTTCTTATAGGATCATCTCTCATTCCAATCTCACCTCTCCGGATTCGCCAACCTTTTTAACTAAATCTTCtttgcctatttatagccaaacttagtgGGATGGCCATGATTATTCCCCTGGTGGGTAGAAGGAGGGGTCCAAGACTGTTATCTCtaagtgggggtttagttgggagtggggagaggtgagagtggcattggaactggttccacTGCTAGCTGGACTGCTCGGCAGTGATATTTCAAAAGCTTTCAATGGACTCACGGGGGCCCGACCTTTCGAGCGATCATATTCCCCGAGTAAACAGAGTTTCCCTATTACAGTCTATCGTCAATGCTTTCCTAATTTCGAGTCAGGTGCCGAGGATCATCTGGACGGTGTTCGTGGGCTTTGTGTACGTGGCGTTGTTGTGATGGGCTTTGGGGAGTATTAGGCCCGTTGACGAATAACGTCCCGCACAGTAAATATCATCAATtcactttattatgaaatgGACTTACTAATGAacttattctcaaaaaaaaaaaaaaaatttggttgggAGAAAACAAATATAGCATTGGAGCTTTGATTCACATGTCACAACCAGTGCCGGCTCAATGGCCTTAGCTATTGATGCGGTATTAAGgcccaagtaaaaaaaagacaCTCAAATTTCAAccaatagtattaattaagccaaaatattaactcataaataaaataatatttttttatcaaacaaaaaaaaacaaaaacaaagaaatgctacgttcacaatatttttataacaaatcttaaatagCAGGCTGTTACAAACTATTAttgatagcaaaaaaaaattattttagtggTAAGTtcaaatagaaaagaaaaagcaactTAACACCTAATATTTGTTGTGacaaatattgtgaatgtaatacttttaaaaataaaaaacaaagaaaaaagtaatgtaCACAAAATTCACAccatttttttacaatagtcaaattagcaaatttttactagttttcatttaaatttactATTAATATCACTCTTTTAGTTATCACTATCAATTTGCTACatcaaaaaatgtaaaaagttttttcaaattttttgtgtttataaattttctttaaaaaaaaaatctacatagttcatattaattagtagtaattttgcatataaaacaagataatcaatttttacCTAAGGCTCCAAATGCATCAAGTCACCCCTAATCAGAACTGACCCTGCCCTTTTTGGATCAATATCTTTCGTTCCATCCCCAACTTCCTTTCAACACACAGCAACTTTAGGAGCTATCATAAGGATTCACGTGCGGCAAGTAGTAAGAACTAAGAGGTACAAAgcatagaattttatttttatttttatttttagagttaACACAGTAGTAAGGGGTGGCACCTACTGTTGATGCTGAACTTTGGGTACTTAGGGATGGTCTAATATTGTGTATTAATTTAAATCTTTTTGACAGGTGAGACTTGAGATTGAGCTTGATGCAAAATTTGTGATGAAGAATTTAATAGTAACTTACACtatgtttcttttattataaattgCAGGACCTTCGTCAACCAAATTATTCAAGTGAGGATGAGACATTGCTTCtgtgaaataaaaacaaatgtgCAAACGCCTTGGCTAAAAAGGACTTGAATTCAAGTCAAGATTTTATGCCTTTTTTTAAAGCCTGCTTGTGGACTTAAAAATGTTGCTATTTTATGATATCTTTGATCTGTATTATGAGGTTGCGACCTTACGCGACTCTGATCTGTATTATGAAGTAGTAGTGAAAAATGCGAACATAAGGTATTAAAGTGCGGATATAGCGTGAAACAATAATTAGCGTTGTTGagtttagcaaaaataattagCGTTATTGATGTATTCCATCTTTCTTTGATGTATTGCATCACGTGAAtgaataaaataactttatgaTGCTACTAGGCTACTAGGAGAATAGTATTATTTCTGCTTCCCATTCTCACATACTCATAGAAATTGCTATAACTGGTAGTTGGCGTTGTCTATTTTTCTTTGCCTCTCCCTAGGAAGGGTAGCTGAATGGACTCACTGACTCTTCAAACATTCTTTGGGCAACTTTGCCCAATCCTCCATCGTTTTTAAATTCTTACTTCTCTCCCTATCCCTCCCTTTCTCATCAACGgacattctctctctcactgccCCTTGCAGAAagaccatctctctctctctcacagtcacACACACAAATGGCACCAAAGAATGATGGAGCAGCAAAAAAAGTAATGAACAAAGGAGCATGGACATCAGAGGAGGATCGTAAACTGTCCGAGTACATTGAAATCCATGGTGCAAAGAGGTGGAAAACAGTTGCTGCCAAATCAGGTTACATATCTTATATGTTTTTACCCAATATCAGTACAGAAGGggaaaagtggaaaaaaaaaaaaaaaagtactcaaTATACTAATATAGAAGAAGAAAGCCGAAACCCAGTACACTAACTACATTTTTGTAAAGTAGGAGCTTGTATACTGGGTATGGCCTTTTTATTTAATCAGAGACCTAATGGGTTTTCATGTTTTCACAGGATTAAATCGATGCGGGAAGAGTTGCAGATTGAGATGGTTGAATTATTTGAGGCCCAACATCAAGAGGGGCAATATATCTGATGATGAAGAGGACTTGATACTTAGGCTTCATAGGCTACTTGGCAACAGGTTAGTGAATACAttataatgaaaagaaaacattgtTATTGCACCAGAATTATCCAGAGAGAAGCAAATCGAGCAGCTTGATATTTGACATGTTTCTATGTACAGGTGGTCTTTGATTGCTGGGAGGCTTCCGGGGCGAACAGACAATGAGATAAAGAATTACTGGAATTCTCATTTgagcaagaaaataaatcaaaaggaGAAAATACCTGAGTCTTCAGCCACACAAAAACCCATGCATCAGAAAACTTGTGACCTTGCTCAAGTGGACAGGGAGGGTGCTAGAGGAACTGGGAACTCTGAAATCAATTTTGATGTAAATGAGTTCTTTGACTTCACAACCGAAGGATCCTACGGTTTAGATTGGGTAAACAAGTTTCTCGAGCTTGACGAAGATCCTTGGCTCACCGAGAAAAGGTCAGCCTTGTAATAAGAATAATTGTTTTCTCCTTTTAGATGAAGTACATTGTATAAGACAGTGTAATTTTTAtgtaacataaaaataaaattttctcattgTACCATAAATCTGGTCACGTATTTGTGGTATATGGTTAATTGATGTGGCTATGTAAAGCCACAGTTAGGAGTTGTTCACTAACAGGGAAAACCGGCTAGAAGTTTAAAAACTGAAACTCATAGCAAAGGCTAGCAGATTATAATAGTGTTGCCTATTGCTTGATTCAGCTGGAGTACTAACTTCAGTTTAGCTTTTTTACCGAGTAATTAATGGCCTATAAGAGCACCTTAATTGACTCGCAAAAAAGAccataatatattattaaatataataatacgGTTTAATCTCTGTAAGTTACCTGCATTGGTTTCTGCCCAACTTTAAGTATATGTCTAAAAAGCGCATTATTCAGtggctaatatttttttaacggGTTTTGTACATTATTTATAGGATtcataagtaattttttttttaacaaaaataactcTAAAATTGGATttacagcactattcacacatttaaaaaattattttgctacaatatttttaattttcagtaataaacagtatccaaacataccctaaataaacttttaatttagCCAAGGATTTCCGAGTCAACCAAAAAACCTAACAGGCAAAAACAATTAGATGAGTTAATTAAAGTTAAACAATGCAGTGAATGCACACGGAGTGGTGCTGTGGTTCCTTTTTTCCAAGTTTCCGACTCCAAGAATGCTCGGTTTACATGAAGTCAACGTGAAAGCTTGAGCTTTATAGATTTGACCCGGGAGAGAGTTAAATGTGAACACTCCAACTTCATGCCAATAATATTAGAGCATTctctttcataaaaaatgtcattttgatacatcaaaaacttactttatcattttatcacatcattttacaatatttcaTAAGATGTTTTATCCTTtaattctatatattaaaataatatttactacacattaaaataatatatttacttaaAACCCAACAATATACAATCACATGGCCCGGTGGCAGTCATCACTAACCAAGAACCAACAACCACCGttacaaccaccaccacaaactaCAACCACAATCACCGGATCTTCTAACAAATTCCAAATctaaaaaccacaacaaaagagaagaagaagaaaaaaaaaaaaaaactcaaaatcttcAACAAAACCCCACCATACACAGCACAGCCGGCCACCACCATACCCAAGCACAGCCCATAATCACAATCATATGGAATCCACAAccgaaggaaaaaaagaagaagaagaagaagagggagatCAGAATAGATCGCTCCAC
Coding sequences within:
- the LOC142614269 gene encoding transcription factor MYB114-like, which encodes MAPKNDGAAKKVMNKGAWTSEEDRKLSEYIEIHGAKRWKTVAAKSGLNRCGKSCRLRWLNYLRPNIKRGNISDDEEDLILRLHRLLGNRWSLIAGRLPGRTDNEIKNYWNSHLSKKINQKEKIPESSATQKPMHQKTCDLAQVDREGARGTGNSEINFDVNEFFDFTTEGSYGLDWVNKFLELDEDPWLTEKRSAL